The region CGGTGGCGCGTCCAATTCTGCGCACGAGATCAAAGTCCCTGGTGGCTCCCAGGGCGTTGTTGTGGGGGAAGAGGGTGGCGCCCTGGAGGTTGTTGTGGCCGTGGACGGCGTCGACGCCGTAGATGAGGGGGATTTTGAGTCGGGAGTGTTTTGCTTGTTCAATAAAACCGAGGACCATGTCCCGCCAGTTTTGGGGGTTGTTTTCGGTAGGGTTTCCGCCGCCACCACTGAGGACGGATCCGAGACTGTATCGGGCGATGTCTCCGGGTTTGACGCTGTTCTTTTCGGGCTGGGTCATCTGCCCGATTTTTTCAGTGAGGCTCATCTGGGCAAGCAGGTTCTGGACGAAAAGGTT is a window of Deinococcus roseus DNA encoding:
- a CDS encoding glycoside hydrolase family 3 N-terminal domain-containing protein — its product is MPAHQENLFVQNLLAQMSLTEKIGQMTQPEKNSVKPGDIARYSLGSVLSGGGGNPTENNPQNWRDMVLGFIEQAKHSRLKIPLIYGVDAVHGHNNLQGATLFPHNNALGATRDFDLVRRIGRAT